A window of Castanea sativa cultivar Marrone di Chiusa Pesio chromosome 1, ASM4071231v1 contains these coding sequences:
- the LOC142636978 gene encoding hsp70-Hsp90 organizing protein 3-like, producing the protein MLSWPEMWHKLTANPTTQVYLQNNDFVRMMHELHNNYLKDKRVIQALGVLLNVNIWTPTSVDAEIPQSSSLLSLQPERKKSAETELAKELDLMELTADEGMDRESQACKEQEMGNVAYTKNDFDTAIAHYTKVMELDDGNILCLMNRAVAYLAIGQFDAYTQPRYDMNTGYCDKAVENGRKLRSDSKMIAIALTRKGTALVKMAKCSQDYEPAIKIFQKALTEYHNLDTLKELDDAIKAKRDLELLEHIKQKIELLLESFDPKSADEEHKKGIPSLEH; encoded by the exons ATGTTGTCGTGGCCTGAAATGTGGCACAAGCTCACTGCGAATCCAACCACCCAGGTCTACCTTCAAAATAACGATTTTGTGAGGATGATGCATGAGCTCCATAATAACTATCTTAAGGACAAGAGGGTTATACAAGCGCTTGGGGTTTTGTTGAACGTCAACATCTGGACACCTACTTCTGTGGACGCAGAGATTCCTCAGTCTTCTTCTTTGCTGTCGCTGCAGCCGGAGAGGAAGAAAAGCGCAGAGACTGAGCTGGCAAAGGAACTGGATCTGATGGAGTTGACAGCAGATGAGGGGATGGATAGGGAGTCGCAGGCATGTAAGGAACAGGAAATGGGCAATGTAGCATACACTAAGAATGATTTCGATACTGCAATTGCGCATTATACTAAAGTGATGGAGTTGGATGATGGGAACATTTTGTGTCTCATGAATCGGGCTGTTGCTTATCTGGCAATAGGACAG TTTGATGCTTACACACAGCCAAGATATGATATGAATACTGGAT ATTGTGATAAGGCTGTTGAAAATGGAAGAAAGCTGAGATCAGACTCTAAGATGATAGCAATAGCTTTGACAAGGAAGGGAACTGCCCTGGTGAAAATGGCAAAATGCTCTCAGGACTATGAACCTGCTATTAAGATTTTCCAGAAAGCTCTTACAGAGTATCACAACCTTGACACATTGAAGGAGCTAGATGATGCTATAAAAGCAAAGAGGGATCTAGAGCTACTAGAAcacatcaaacaaaaaatagagcTACTACTAGAATCCTTTGATCCAAAATCTGCTGATGAGGAACATAAGAAAGGTATTCCCTCCCTAGAACACTAA
- the LOC142621848 gene encoding uncharacterized protein LOC142621848 gives MESSKASHSDKKYQDSEPTVVVANPFNSNDGYNWRKYGQKLVKGNEYPQSYYKCTCVGCNVRKWVEQSPAGEISKIKYEGKHNHEMPNKLAKEISDLQCLAGNMNIRSQLETASSVLEKDQESTAFTLTESDCEEEGVAETREEVSHSNRTYQPTIAVNKPTNDGYKWRKYGQKNVNVSEYPRSYYKCTYSSCPAKKKVERSHAGHITEIVYKGTHSHSKPQPSIKCAKEGSDLSGNINSQAKPNLGLQNQAGNRNKSSQVVPAYTVPERDQESTQTALTWLTRSRDSEGEGDAETIEEGAGPNPKRRMKDAGISGVPLSHETVAEPKIMVGKGNPYQDENSEKQIASEPHGMVFNVEPVKMTISSEQKKIEIGEIGNLASQERQPERIQVEEMQPQALSTQGVVFDDGAVKILKSNGQMESQIEDVEMEPEASEQCGLFLMQGGLGLTKPPKDDDWKNAKEIYLMDNELSILPENPRCPNLSALFLPRNYKLRMIPPSFFDYMPALQILNLSRTGIKSLPDSLIRLVSLKRLFLNDCHRLMTLSPKVGNLKLLEILDLGGAKIMDLPMEIKELTNLKCLEVSFYGYMSNGRRAMQSNAVVPCGVISVLSQLEELNIDVNPDDERWDVCAEDIVTEVCTLTRLETLKFYFPRVELLRHFHCNRPLLSHFRFTVGRHVKRIMSRVPHDVEFELERWERCLRYINGVGVPRDIKNVLQHVTAFFLDRHVTVKKLSDFGTRNMKQLKCCVVGECNEVQVIIDAQDAYGEDGISEVVSESYDAEKIVLGSLEYLYIYYMKSLRSIWEGSVQKNSLFLLKSLTLRTCPQLTTIFTQGLLANLCNLEEIKVEDCPSIKSIVSCEISAEHRSSYLLPNLKKISLHYMPGLISVSSGLQIAPKLEWLSFYNCPNLKNPLIDEISSQDLKKIKGERSWWEALEWSSSCPSYLEEIFVPIDIQDC, from the exons ATGGAATCATCAAAGGCATCTCATTCTGATAAGAAATACCAGGATAGTGAGCCTACCGTTGTTGTTGCTAATCCTTTCAATTCCAATGATGGGTACAACTGGCGTAAATATGGGCAGAAGCTGGTTAAGGGCAATGAATATCCACAAAGCTACTACAAATGTACATGTGTGGGTTGTAATGTCAGAAAATGGGTTGAGCAATCCCCTGCCGGagaaatatctaaaattaaGTATGAAGGCAAACATAATCATGAAATGCCTAATAAGCTTGCAAAAGAAATTAGTGATTTGCAATGTCTGGCCGGAAATATGAACATTCGAAGTCAATTGGAAACAGCTTCTTCAGTTCTTGAGAAGGATCAAGAATCCACAGCATTCACTCTAACAGAAAGTGACTGTGAGGAGGAAGGTGTTGCAGAAACAAGAGAAGAGGTCTCTCATTCTAATAGGACATACCAGCCTACTATTGCTGTTAATAAGCCTACCAATGATGGCTACAAGTGGCGTAAATATGGGCAGAAGAATGTTAATGTCAGTGAATATCCACGAAGCTACTACAAATGTACATATTCAAGTTGTCCTGCCAAAAAAAAGGTTGAGCGTTCTCATGCAGGACATATAACTGAAATTGTCTACAAAGGCACTCATAGTCATTCAAAGCCTCAACCCAGTATTAAGTGTGCAAAAGAAGGTAGTGATCTAAGTGGAAATATAAATTCTCAAGCTAAGCCAAATCTGGGTTTGCAAAACCAGGCTGGAAATAGGAACAAGTCAAGTCAAGTGGTACCAGCTTATACAGTGCCTGAGAGGGATCAAGAATCTACTCAAACAGCACTCACTTGGTTAACTAGATCAAGAGACAGTGAGGGGGAAGGTGATGCGGAAACAATAGAAGAGGGGGCTGGGCCAAATCCAAAGAGAAG GATGAAAGATGCTGGGATATCTGGGGTCCCTTTGTCACACGAGACTGTGGCAGAACCAAAAATCATGGTGGGCAAAGGCAATCCTTATCAAG ATGAAAACAGTGAAAAACAAATAGCATCAGAGCCTCATGGTATGGTGTTTAACGTTGAACCAGTTAAGATGACTATTTCAagtgaacaaaagaaaattgaaatcgGAGAAATTGGGAATTTAGCTTCACAAGAAAGACAACCAGAGCGTATACAGGTTGAGGAAATGCAACCACAAGCATTAAGTACTCAAGGAGTGGTGTTTGATGATGGAGCAGTTAAGATCCTTAAATCTAATGGGCAGATGGAATCTCAGATTGAAGACGTTGAGATGGAACCTGAAGCCAGTGAGCAATGTGGATTATTTCTCATGCAGGGTGGTTTAGGATTAACTAAGCCGCCAAAAGATGATGATTGGAAGAACGCCAAAGAGATTTACTTGATGGACAATGAGTTGTCCATCTTACCTGAGAATCCAAGGTGCCCCAATCTGTCAGCTTTGTTCCTTCCAAGAAACTACAAATTGAGAATGATTCCTCCGTCATTTTTTGATTACATGCCAGCCCTTCAAATCCTGAACTTGTCCAGGACTGGTATCAAGTCTTTGCCTGATTCCCTTATAAGACTGGTTAGCCTCAAAAGACTGTTTCTAAATGATTGTCATCGCCTCATGACGTTGTCACCAAAGGTTGGAAATCTCAAGCTACTTGAGATTCTTGATCTTGGAGGGGCAAAGATTATGGATTTACCTATGGAGATTAAGGAGTTAACTAATCTGAAATGCTTGGAGGTTTCATTTTATGGATATATGAGTAATGGTAGGAGAGCCATGCAATCAAATGCAGTGGTTCCTTGTGGGGTAATTTCAGTGTTGTCTCAGTTAGAGGAGTTGAATATTGATGTAAATCCAGATGACGAGCGGTGGGATGTATGTGCGGAAGATATAGTTACTGAAGTATGTACCTTAACGAGGTTGGAAACTCTTAAATTCTATTTTCCAAGAGTGGAGCTTTTGAGGCACTTTCACTGTAATAGGCCATTGCTGTCTCATTTCAGATTTACTGTTGGTCGCCATGTCAAGCGCATTATGTCTCGAGTCCCTCATGATGTTGAGTTTGAGCTAGAACGATGGGAGAGATGCTTGAGATACATAAATGGTGTGGGTGTCCCTAGGGATATTAAGAATGTACTCCAACATGTGACTGCATTTTTCTTAGACAGGCATGTAACTGTTAAGAAGCTATCTGATTTTGGGACTAGAAATATGAAGCAACTAAAATGTTGTGTCGTGGGGGAATGTAATGAGGTTCAAGTGATTATAGATGCACAAGATGCTTATGGGGAAGATGGTATCAGTGAAGTAGTATCTGAGTCATATGATGCTGAAAAAATAGTTCTTGGATCACTTGAATAcctgtatatatattatatgaagAGTTTAAGAAGCATATGGGAGGGGTCTGTACAGAAAAATTCTTTATTCCTTCTGAAGTCCTTGACATTGCGCACATGTCCTCAGTTGACCACTATTTTCACACAAGGGCTGCTTGCTAACCTATGCAACTTAGAAGAGATTAAAGTTGAAGATTGTCCCTCCATCAAAAGCATAGTAAGCTGCGAAATCTCTGCTGAGCATAGAAGTTCTTATCTTCTCCCAAATTTGAAGAAGATTTCACTTCATTACATGCCTGGATTAATTAGCGTCTCTAGTGGTTTACAAATTGCACCAAAGTTAGAATGGTTGAGTTTTTATAATTGCCCAAATCTTAAGAATCCATTAATTGATGAAATCTCCAGTCAAGATTTGAAGAAGATAAAGGGTGAGAGGAGTTGGTGGGAAGCGTTGGAGTGGAGCAGCAGTTGTCCAAGTTATTTGGAAGAAATTTTTGTTCCAATTGACATACAGGATTGCTGA